In Gemmatimonadales bacterium, the following are encoded in one genomic region:
- a CDS encoding 4-vinyl reductase, with translation MQRYLIAPTSLHRLRRRLLAAGPGVAAEILHEAGYGTGEALAAAWAEHVRKRTGLSDPGELDAGWLGPLLAELCREMGWGSLELAAIDERALVVSSVDWAEAEPGATVEPACYFSCGALAAFFTAVAGSGSASPIAVIEVACRSRGDDRCSFLAAGRDALAAVYDLMAAGRDWREAFAPAPADRSIQ, from the coding sequence GTGCAGCGCTACCTCATCGCACCGACATCCCTGCACCGCCTGCGCCGGCGCCTTCTCGCCGCGGGGCCCGGTGTCGCCGCGGAGATTCTCCACGAGGCGGGGTATGGCACCGGCGAAGCGCTGGCGGCGGCGTGGGCCGAGCATGTCAGGAAGCGGACCGGACTGAGCGATCCCGGGGAGCTCGATGCCGGATGGCTCGGTCCGCTCCTCGCCGAACTCTGCCGGGAGATGGGCTGGGGGTCGCTCGAACTGGCGGCGATCGACGAGCGCGCCCTGGTCGTGTCGTCGGTGGATTGGGCGGAGGCCGAGCCCGGCGCCACCGTCGAACCGGCATGCTACTTCAGCTGCGGTGCCCTCGCGGCATTCTTCACAGCGGTCGCCGGATCGGGGAGCGCGTCACCGATCGCGGTGATCGAGGTGGCGTGCCGCTCCCGCGGCGATGACCGCTGTTCGTTCCTCGCGGCGGGTCGCGATGCACTCGCCGCGGTCTACGACCTCATGGCCGCGGGACGGGACTGGCGCGAGGCGTTCGCGCCGGCGCCCGCCGATCGCTCCATTCAGTGA
- the gyrB gene encoding DNA topoisomerase (ATP-hydrolyzing) subunit B, whose amino-acid sequence MANDTAPNGDYGAQSITVLKGLEAVRKRPAMYIGSTGENGLHHLVYEVVDNSIDEALAGFCDTIDVSIHKDNSITVTDNGRGIPVDIHPTEKIPGVELALTVLHAGGKFDRNSYKVSGGLHGVGVSVVNALSEKVTVTVDRDGARHQMSFVRGKTTQKLTVIGIAAGTGTTVTFKPDPQIFTVLEFSWSTLADRLRQLAFLNGGLKITLTDERGDEPRNETFYYKGGLVEFVSWLNRNKKVLHPKPVHFSATRDDVDVDIALQYEDGYNENTFTFVNNINTHEGGTHLTGFRSALTRTINEIAKKSNALKKADFTLSGDDAREGLTCVIHVKVREPQFEGQTKTKLGNGEVEGIVRTVVNEHLGNYLEENPGVGRAIIEKAVSAARAREAARKARDLVRKKSGLENAVLPGKLADCSLDDPAMCELYLVEGDSAGGSAKQGRDRSFQAILPLRGKILNVERARIDRILGNEEIRAIITAIGAGVREDFNIADARYHKIILMTDADVDGAHIRTLLLTFFFRQMPELIEAGFIYIAQPPLYRVARGKEEYYAYTEEERGEFQKRLAEGAKGNVGVQRYKGLGEMNPDQLWKTTMDPNTRTILRVTLEDAVEASKLFDELMGDDVEPRRMFIEANAKFVSVLDV is encoded by the coding sequence ATGGCGAACGACACAGCACCGAACGGCGACTACGGCGCACAGAGCATCACCGTGCTCAAGGGACTCGAGGCGGTCCGCAAGCGCCCGGCGATGTACATCGGGTCGACCGGCGAGAACGGGTTGCACCACCTGGTCTACGAAGTGGTCGACAACTCGATCGACGAAGCGCTGGCCGGCTTCTGCGATACGATCGACGTGTCGATCCACAAGGACAACTCGATTACCGTCACCGACAACGGCCGCGGCATCCCGGTGGATATCCATCCCACCGAAAAGATCCCCGGCGTCGAACTGGCGCTCACCGTCCTGCATGCCGGCGGCAAGTTCGATCGCAACTCGTACAAGGTGTCGGGGGGATTGCACGGCGTCGGCGTGTCGGTCGTCAATGCGCTGTCGGAAAAGGTCACCGTCACGGTCGATCGCGACGGCGCGCGGCATCAGATGTCGTTCGTCCGCGGCAAGACCACGCAGAAGCTCACGGTGATCGGCATCGCGGCCGGGACCGGGACGACGGTCACGTTCAAGCCCGACCCGCAGATCTTCACGGTCCTCGAGTTTTCGTGGAGCACCCTTGCCGACCGCCTGCGGCAGCTCGCATTCCTCAACGGCGGCCTCAAGATCACGCTCACCGACGAACGCGGTGACGAGCCGCGCAACGAGACCTTCTACTACAAGGGGGGCCTCGTCGAGTTCGTGTCGTGGCTCAACCGCAACAAGAAGGTGCTCCATCCGAAGCCGGTGCACTTCTCGGCGACGCGCGATGATGTCGACGTCGATATCGCGCTGCAGTACGAGGACGGCTACAACGAGAACACCTTCACCTTCGTGAACAACATCAACACCCACGAGGGTGGCACCCATCTCACCGGGTTCCGGTCGGCGCTGACGCGGACGATCAACGAGATCGCCAAGAAATCAAATGCGCTGAAGAAAGCCGATTTCACCCTCAGCGGCGACGACGCGCGCGAGGGACTCACCTGCGTCATTCACGTCAAGGTCCGCGAGCCGCAATTCGAGGGACAGACCAAGACCAAGCTCGGCAACGGCGAGGTCGAGGGGATCGTGCGCACCGTCGTCAACGAACACCTCGGCAATTATCTCGAGGAGAATCCGGGTGTCGGTCGCGCCATCATCGAAAAAGCCGTGAGCGCCGCGCGAGCCCGCGAAGCAGCGCGCAAGGCCCGCGATCTGGTGCGCAAGAAATCCGGCCTCGAGAACGCCGTCCTTCCCGGCAAGCTCGCCGATTGTTCGCTCGACGACCCGGCGATGTGCGAGCTGTACCTGGTCGAGGGTGACTCGGCCGGTGGCTCGGCCAAGCAGGGACGCGACCGCTCGTTCCAGGCGATCCTGCCACTCCGCGGAAAAATTCTCAACGTCGAGCGCGCCCGCATCGACCGGATCCTCGGCAATGAGGAGATCCGGGCGATCATCACGGCGATCGGCGCGGGCGTGCGCGAGGACTTCAACATCGCCGACGCACGGTACCACAAGATCATCCTGATGACCGACGCCGACGTCGACGGCGCGCACATCCGGACGCTGCTGCTGACCTTCTTCTTCCGGCAGATGCCGGAGCTGATCGAGGCAGGGTTCATCTACATCGCTCAGCCGCCGCTCTATCGCGTCGCGCGCGGGAAGGAAGAGTACTACGCCTACACCGAGGAGGAGCGCGGCGAGTTTCAGAAGCGGCTCGCCGAGGGCGCCAAGGGAAATGTCGGCGTGCAGCGCTACAAGGGGTTGGGCGAAATGAACCCCGATCAGCTCTGGAAGACGACGATGGATCCGAACACGCGGACGATCCTCCGCGTCACGCTCGAAGACGCGGTCGAGGCGTCGAAACTTTTCGACGAGTTGATGGGCGACGACGTGGAGCCGCGCCGGATGTTCATCGAGGCGAACGCGAAGTTCGTCAGCGTACTCGACGTCTAG
- a CDS encoding DUF721 domain-containing protein, with protein sequence MKETKGPLPIGDVLGTWIARHGMARRFDLVNAVEAWPDAVGPQIAAVTRAISVAPDGTLMVRVTTHSWATELGLMAPRILARLNGSKRGRVLHIRWLVGPLDRP encoded by the coding sequence GTGAAGGAGACCAAGGGCCCTCTCCCGATCGGCGATGTTCTTGGCACTTGGATCGCGCGGCACGGCATGGCGCGGCGCTTCGACCTGGTCAACGCCGTCGAGGCGTGGCCTGACGCCGTCGGTCCGCAGATTGCCGCTGTCACCCGGGCGATCTCGGTCGCGCCGGACGGCACCTTGATGGTTCGCGTGACGACGCACTCCTGGGCCACCGAGCTCGGCTTGATGGCCCCGCGGATCCTGGCCCGGCTCAACGGGTCGAAACGTGGACGCGTGCTGCACATCCGCTGGCTGGTTGGTCCGCTCGACCGACCCTGA
- the recF gene encoding DNA replication and repair protein RecF (All proteins in this family for which functions are known are DNA-binding proteins that assist the filamentation of RecA onto DNA for the initiation of recombination or recombinational repair.) — MRAVSLVVRSFRNLADATIDLPESGIALVGPNGQGKTNCLEALAYPVLFRSVRGAADREIPRFGGPGFHVAVTTDAGSTIAATYAAAERRKRIAVDGEEQPTITAAIGQWLVVGFFPTDLALVQGGASERRRWIDRMLSLADREYLDALLRYRSALAQRNAALRHGDAATAVAFDPALARGGSFVTSRRRQWVRSADTTWRQELDALGEGTPVALRYRGDEALEDAAAWEERLESALPRDLQRGQTHVGPHRDDVVLGLGGHALRDYGSTGQQRSAAVALRLMELETLATSRGVRPTLLVDDVFAELDVDRQRRLAARLAAKPGQRIVTAPRAAEIPTELDLPRWTMHHGVLRAGEGTAA, encoded by the coding sequence GTGCGGGCAGTCTCGCTCGTGGTGCGGTCGTTCCGGAATCTTGCCGACGCCACGATCGACCTTCCGGAATCCGGCATTGCGCTGGTCGGGCCCAACGGCCAGGGGAAGACGAACTGTCTCGAGGCGCTCGCCTATCCGGTCCTCTTCCGGTCGGTGCGCGGTGCTGCAGATCGGGAGATCCCGCGATTCGGCGGACCGGGATTTCACGTGGCCGTCACGACAGATGCCGGCTCGACGATCGCCGCAACATACGCCGCGGCGGAACGCAGGAAGCGAATCGCAGTCGACGGCGAGGAGCAGCCGACGATCACCGCCGCCATCGGGCAATGGCTGGTGGTGGGCTTCTTTCCCACCGACCTTGCCCTGGTGCAGGGCGGCGCGTCGGAGCGGCGGCGCTGGATCGACCGGATGCTGTCACTCGCCGATCGCGAGTACCTCGATGCGTTGCTCCGGTATCGCTCTGCGCTGGCGCAACGGAACGCGGCGCTGCGTCACGGCGATGCGGCAACAGCGGTGGCGTTCGATCCTGCGCTCGCGCGCGGCGGTTCGTTCGTGACGAGCCGGCGCCGGCAGTGGGTACGCAGTGCCGACACGACCTGGCGGCAGGAGCTCGACGCGCTGGGCGAAGGAACGCCGGTGGCGCTGCGGTATCGCGGCGACGAGGCACTCGAGGACGCCGCCGCATGGGAGGAACGATTGGAGAGTGCGTTGCCGCGAGACCTGCAGCGGGGACAGACCCACGTCGGCCCGCATCGCGACGACGTCGTCCTCGGCCTCGGCGGCCATGCACTGCGCGACTACGGATCGACCGGTCAGCAGCGCTCGGCCGCTGTGGCGCTGCGCCTGATGGAACTCGAGACGCTCGCGACGTCACGTGGCGTCCGCCCGACGCTGCTGGTGGACGATGTCTTTGCGGAGCTCGATGTCGACCGGCAACGACGGCTCGCTGCGCGGCTCGCGGCAAAGCCGGGACAGCGGATCGTCACCGCACCGCGCGCAGCCGAGATCCCGACGGAACTCGATCTCCCCCGGTGGACGATGCACCACGGCGTCCTCCGTGCCGGTGAAGGGACCGCGGCGTGA
- a CDS encoding thymidine phosphorylase, translating to MVVPRLIERKRDGGTLSEDEWRALIAAYTAGEVPDYQMAAMAMAVFFRGLTTDELAALTDAMRRSGDSLRFDGEHRPRIDKHSTGGVGDKTSLLLAPMLAACGVLVPMMSGRGLGHTGGTLDKLEAIPGMRTTLPLRDAERQVRTLGVAMIGQTDDIAPADRKLYALRDVTATVESIPLISASIMSKKLAEDLNGLVLDVKIGSGAFLPDPERALELARTMIALGEARGCRTVALLTAMDRPLGIACGNALEVVEAIAGLRGDGPADLMEVTFALGTEMLLLAGAEDDAAAARRRLESTISSGQALERFVAMVEAQGGDAAAVEHPGKLPAAPVRLDVLASRAGIVTVVEPRALGRIIIDLGGGRRTVTDTVDPAVGLEVPVKPGIAVQRGQRVATIHARSHDAAAAAARAIELAIDIGDVAPETLPLIAWRVTAGGTASYRGG from the coding sequence ATGGTCGTTCCGCGCCTGATTGAACGCAAGCGAGACGGCGGCACGCTCTCGGAAGATGAGTGGCGGGCGTTGATCGCAGCCTACACCGCCGGCGAGGTCCCCGATTATCAGATGGCCGCGATGGCGATGGCGGTCTTCTTTCGCGGCCTGACGACCGACGAACTCGCCGCGCTCACCGATGCGATGCGTCGTTCCGGCGATTCGTTGCGCTTTGACGGCGAGCACCGCCCAAGAATCGACAAGCACTCGACCGGTGGCGTCGGCGACAAGACCTCGCTGCTTCTCGCGCCGATGCTCGCCGCGTGCGGCGTCCTCGTCCCGATGATGTCGGGGCGCGGCCTCGGCCACACGGGGGGAACCCTCGACAAGCTCGAAGCGATTCCCGGAATGCGCACCACGCTGCCGCTGCGCGACGCCGAACGACAGGTCCGCACACTTGGGGTCGCGATGATCGGGCAGACCGACGATATCGCTCCCGCGGACCGGAAGCTCTACGCGCTGCGCGACGTCACCGCCACCGTCGAATCGATCCCGCTCATCAGTGCCAGCATCATGTCGAAGAAACTGGCTGAAGACCTGAACGGCCTCGTCCTCGACGTGAAGATCGGCTCCGGGGCCTTTCTTCCCGATCCCGAGCGCGCACTCGAACTCGCCCGCACGATGATCGCGCTCGGCGAGGCGCGCGGCTGCCGGACGGTCGCACTCCTCACGGCGATGGACCGGCCGCTCGGGATCGCCTGCGGCAACGCGCTCGAAGTGGTCGAGGCGATCGCCGGCCTCCGGGGCGACGGCCCGGCCGACCTCATGGAAGTCACCTTTGCCCTCGGCACGGAGATGCTGCTCCTCGCCGGTGCGGAGGACGACGCTGCGGCAGCGCGGCGCCGGCTCGAATCGACGATCAGTTCCGGCCAGGCACTCGAACGCTTCGTCGCGATGGTCGAGGCGCAGGGCGGTGACGCTGCAGCAGTGGAGCATCCCGGGAAGCTTCCTGCCGCGCCGGTACGCCTCGATGTCCTCGCGTCGCGGGCCGGCATCGTCACCGTGGTCGAGCCTCGCGCGCTCGGCCGGATCATCATCGACCTCGGTGGCGGCCGTCGAACCGTCACGGACACGGTTGATCCCGCCGTGGGACTCGAGGTGCCGGTCAAGCCGGGGATCGCAGTGCAACGAGGCCAACGGGTCGCCACGATTCACGCCAGGAGCCACGATGCCGCGGCCGCGGCGGCTCGCGCCATCGAATTGGCGATCGACATTGGCGATGTCGCGCCGGAGACGCTGCCGCTCATCGCCTGGCGCGTCACGGCGGGTGGCACCGCATCATACCGAGGAGGATGA
- the glpK gene encoding glycerol kinase GlpK, translating into MPNIVALDQGTTGSTALVFGADGTVLGRGYREIPQSYPSPGWVEHDPEILVTATVAAGRDALAAAGVAIAAIGITNQRETVVLWDRQTLAPIAPAIVWQDRRTTTRCAGLRAAGVEPRVRARTGLLLDPYFSATKLEWLLRDPDVARRAVRGELCAGTVETWLIARLTGGAVHVTDPTNSSRTLLADLATGDWDNEMLELFGIPRAILPAVVPSAGHVGLAEATWFGTPIPITGLAGDQQAALFGHGCTEPGSSKITYGTGAFLLRHSGDANPPAPAPGILATIAANRSGARAWALEGSVFIAGAAVQWLRDGLGLIESAAETAALAASVVDAGGVTFVPALAGLGAPHWNAEARGVITGVTRGVGRAHLVRATLEAIAHSAADLVEVMGGVTVLRVDGGAAQNDWLMQYQADLLGIPVERPAAIELTALGAARLAAIGIGASLPSAAESGETTVFEPRRDASWREQARREWRRAVDTALAWASWPGGVADGRARTR; encoded by the coding sequence ATGCCCAATATCGTCGCGCTCGATCAGGGAACCACCGGCTCGACGGCGCTCGTCTTCGGCGCCGACGGGACGGTCCTCGGCCGCGGCTATCGCGAGATTCCGCAGTCGTATCCGTCGCCGGGTTGGGTGGAGCATGATCCGGAGATCCTCGTGACGGCCACCGTGGCGGCGGGACGGGACGCGCTGGCTGCGGCGGGTGTCGCGATCGCGGCGATCGGGATCACCAACCAGCGCGAGACCGTGGTGCTCTGGGACCGGCAGACGCTGGCTCCGATCGCCCCGGCGATCGTGTGGCAGGACCGGCGCACCACCACGCGCTGCGCCGGGCTGCGTGCCGCCGGGGTCGAACCGCGGGTGCGCGCTCGAACCGGCCTGCTGCTCGATCCCTATTTCTCAGCCACCAAGCTCGAATGGCTCCTGCGCGATCCCGATGTTGCGCGCCGGGCGGTTCGCGGCGAGCTCTGCGCCGGGACGGTGGAGACGTGGCTGATAGCGCGACTCACCGGTGGCGCGGTGCATGTGACCGATCCGACCAATTCGTCGCGAACCTTGCTCGCCGACCTCGCGACCGGCGACTGGGACAACGAGATGCTCGAGCTCTTTGGTATTCCCCGCGCGATCCTTCCGGCGGTGGTGCCGAGCGCCGGACACGTCGGTCTGGCAGAGGCGACGTGGTTCGGCACGCCGATCCCGATCACCGGGCTCGCCGGCGATCAGCAGGCGGCGCTCTTCGGCCACGGATGCACCGAGCCGGGATCGAGCAAGATCACCTACGGGACCGGGGCCTTTCTTCTCCGCCACAGCGGCGACGCGAACCCTCCCGCACCCGCGCCCGGGATCCTTGCGACCATCGCGGCGAACCGCTCTGGCGCGCGCGCATGGGCACTCGAGGGGAGTGTCTTCATTGCCGGCGCGGCGGTGCAGTGGCTGCGCGATGGTCTTGGTCTCATCGAGAGCGCCGCCGAAACTGCGGCACTCGCGGCGAGCGTCGTCGACGCAGGTGGCGTGACCTTCGTCCCCGCGCTCGCCGGCCTCGGGGCGCCGCACTGGAACGCCGAGGCGCGCGGCGTGATCACCGGTGTGACGCGAGGCGTCGGCCGGGCACATCTGGTCCGGGCGACGCTCGAAGCGATTGCGCACAGCGCCGCGGATCTCGTCGAGGTCATGGGGGGCGTCACGGTGCTGCGCGTCGATGGCGGCGCGGCGCAGAATGACTGGCTGATGCAGTACCAGGCCGACCTGCTGGGTATTCCCGTCGAGCGCCCCGCCGCGATCGAACTCACCGCGCTGGGTGCTGCCCGCCTCGCCGCCATCGGCATCGGCGCGTCGCTCCCATCGGCAGCCGAGAGCGGGGAAACAACGGTGTTCGAGCCACGGCGGGACGCGTCGTGGCGGGAGCAGGCACGCCGTGAATGGCGCCGCGCAGTCGACACCGCACTCGCCTGGGCGAGCTGGCCGGGCGGCGTTGCGGACGGTCGGGCGCGGACACGCTAG
- a CDS encoding enoyl-CoA hydratase-related protein: MPYSTLLFDLTDDGIGLVTFNRPDKLNALNATVIAELGALIQDASRDDGVRGLILTGSGPKAFIAGADISELAEVNGSEGIDLAKRGSRVLREIERLPKPVIAAINGFALGGGCELAMACHIRLAAPNARFAQPEVKLGLIPGFGGTVRLPRLVGRGRATELLISGAMIDAEEAARIGLVNRVVPAESLVDDARALMRTILAQGPLAVRLCLQAVDGTLDRPLDEALALEAKLFGDACASADKAEGTRAFLEKRPAVFRGR, encoded by the coding sequence GTGCCTTATTCAACCTTGCTCTTTGACCTCACCGACGACGGGATCGGGCTCGTCACCTTCAACCGTCCCGACAAACTCAACGCCCTCAACGCGACGGTCATCGCCGAACTTGGCGCCCTGATCCAGGACGCCTCCCGCGACGATGGCGTACGCGGATTGATCCTCACCGGAAGCGGCCCCAAGGCGTTCATCGCCGGGGCCGACATCTCCGAGCTGGCAGAGGTCAATGGCAGTGAAGGGATCGATCTTGCGAAGCGCGGTTCGCGGGTCCTGCGGGAAATCGAGCGGCTCCCGAAACCGGTGATCGCTGCCATCAACGGCTTTGCCCTTGGCGGCGGCTGCGAGCTTGCCATGGCGTGCCATATCCGGCTTGCCGCGCCCAACGCCAGGTTTGCCCAGCCCGAAGTCAAGCTGGGGCTGATCCCGGGATTCGGTGGCACCGTGCGCCTGCCGCGACTCGTCGGTCGTGGCCGCGCCACCGAGTTGCTGATTTCCGGTGCGATGATCGACGCCGAGGAAGCCGCGCGCATCGGGCTGGTGAACCGCGTCGTCCCCGCCGAGTCGCTGGTGGATGACGCGCGCGCGCTGATGCGCACCATTCTCGCGCAGGGTCCGCTGGCAGTGCGGCTCTGCCTGCAGGCCGTCGACGGCACCCTCGACCGTCCGCTCGACGAGGCGCTGGCCCTCGAAGCGAAGCTCTTCGGCGATGCCTGTGCCAGTGCCGACAAGGCGGAAGGCACGCGGGCGTTCCTGGAGAAGCGACCCGCGGTGTTTCGCGGTCGGTGA
- a CDS encoding cytochrome c maturation protein CcmE, translating into MKPGTKFAVGATVIVACVVLMITEGIKQTGTYFLTPTQLAARSASDPHFYDVGVKVSAKVVPGSIHRDPAHERVDFSISDGIRTFPVTYVGLVPDTFTDANDIDVVVPGKLGRDGVFHATDVIAKCGSRYEAAWKDQPKST; encoded by the coding sequence ATGAAGCCAGGGACGAAGTTCGCAGTCGGTGCAACCGTGATTGTGGCCTGCGTAGTGCTGATGATCACCGAAGGTATCAAGCAGACCGGCACCTACTTTCTCACCCCCACGCAACTCGCTGCGCGCAGCGCCTCGGATCCGCATTTCTACGATGTCGGCGTCAAGGTGAGCGCGAAGGTCGTGCCGGGATCGATCCATCGTGATCCGGCGCACGAGCGGGTTGATTTCTCCATCAGCGATGGCATCCGCACCTTTCCGGTCACCTATGTCGGTCTCGTTCCCGACACCTTCACCGACGCGAACGATATCGACGTCGTCGTACCGGGAAAGCTCGGACGCGACGGAGTCTTCCACGCCACTGACGTGATCGCCAAGTGCGGCTCACGGTACGAAGCGGCATGGAAGGACCAGCCCAAGTCCACTTGA
- the ligA gene encoding NAD-dependent DNA ligase LigA, with protein sequence MSREDLHREVDALREQIGRANRAYYELDTPELSDAEYDRLFRRLQQLETEHPELATADSPTRRVGGAPATHLPKHTHLRPMLSLANAFSDDELQAWEQRNAKLAPTVRDVGYTVEVKIDGTAVCLTYRDGALVTGATRGNGAVGEDVTANLRTIDDIPLELRGSGWPALMEVRGEVYFPLEAFRKLNVRREREGEPPFANPRNAAAGALRQLDPATTRSRRLRCFAFQVVPIDGSLDAPTHDDALAALARWGFQVEPHHARVPTLGEAIARISTLEAKLPSLPFGADGVVVKVDSRELQEALGTIGDREPRWAIARKFAPDVATTRLLDIRVSVGRTGALAPYAVLEPVELGGVTISSATLHNDEVVAQKDVRVGDIVEVIRAGEVIPQVVGPVREQRDGSETPWEPPAHCPACGTLAVRDPDEVMRYCPNPLCPGRLVEGIVHFASRDAMDIRGLGYERVRQLIAADLIHNVAELYDLTVDQLVTLDRFAKQSAAQLVAAIDASREQPLSVLLYALGIRHVGRSVAQLLARHFGSLERLQAADADAIGAINGVGPTIAMTVRGWLDDPRSRTLLDALVAHRLTTIEPGERTTPGALSGKTYVLTGTLPTLTRGEAAARIEGAGGTVASSVTKKTSTVVAGDEAGSKLDKATSLGIEIIDEAELLRRLDSAS encoded by the coding sequence ATGAGCCGCGAGGATCTTCACCGGGAAGTCGACGCGTTGCGCGAGCAGATCGGCCGCGCCAACCGCGCCTATTACGAGCTCGACACCCCCGAACTGAGCGATGCCGAATACGATCGGCTCTTTCGCCGGCTGCAACAGCTGGAGACCGAGCACCCGGAACTTGCCACCGCCGATTCTCCGACGCGACGAGTCGGCGGCGCGCCGGCGACGCACCTGCCGAAGCACACCCACCTCCGCCCGATGCTCTCGCTGGCCAACGCCTTCTCCGATGACGAACTGCAGGCGTGGGAGCAGCGCAACGCGAAGCTGGCGCCCACCGTTCGCGACGTGGGGTACACTGTTGAAGTGAAGATCGACGGCACGGCGGTCTGCCTCACCTATCGCGACGGAGCGCTGGTCACCGGCGCCACGCGCGGCAACGGCGCGGTCGGTGAGGACGTCACCGCGAACCTCCGGACCATCGATGACATCCCGCTCGAATTGCGCGGGTCGGGGTGGCCGGCGCTCATGGAAGTGCGCGGCGAGGTGTATTTCCCTCTCGAAGCATTCCGGAAACTCAATGTGCGACGCGAGCGCGAAGGTGAGCCGCCGTTTGCGAATCCGCGCAACGCGGCGGCCGGCGCGTTGCGACAACTCGACCCGGCGACGACGCGCAGCCGACGCCTGCGCTGCTTCGCCTTCCAGGTCGTCCCGATCGACGGATCGCTCGACGCACCGACCCACGATGACGCCCTCGCCGCGCTGGCGCGCTGGGGCTTCCAGGTGGAACCGCATCACGCGCGGGTGCCGACGCTCGGCGAGGCGATCGCGCGGATCAGCACGCTCGAAGCGAAGCTTCCGTCGTTGCCGTTCGGCGCCGACGGAGTCGTCGTCAAGGTTGATTCCCGGGAGCTCCAGGAAGCGCTCGGCACCATCGGCGATCGCGAGCCGCGGTGGGCGATCGCCAGGAAGTTTGCGCCCGATGTCGCGACGACGCGCCTTCTCGACATCCGCGTGAGCGTCGGCCGCACCGGCGCGCTCGCGCCGTACGCCGTGCTCGAACCAGTGGAGCTCGGCGGCGTCACGATCTCCAGCGCCACGCTGCACAACGATGAGGTGGTGGCGCAGAAGGACGTGCGCGTCGGCGACATCGTCGAGGTGATCCGCGCCGGAGAGGTGATTCCGCAGGTGGTGGGCCCGGTCCGGGAGCAGCGCGATGGATCGGAGACGCCGTGGGAGCCGCCGGCGCACTGCCCGGCGTGCGGTACCCTCGCCGTCCGCGATCCCGATGAAGTGATGCGCTACTGCCCGAATCCCCTCTGCCCGGGACGGCTGGTCGAGGGGATCGTCCACTTCGCGTCGCGCGATGCGATGGATATTCGCGGCCTTGGCTACGAACGGGTCCGGCAGCTGATCGCCGCCGATCTGATTCACAACGTCGCCGAACTGTATGACCTCACGGTCGATCAGCTGGTGACCCTTGATCGGTTCGCAAAGCAATCGGCGGCGCAGCTCGTTGCGGCGATTGATGCGTCCAGAGAGCAACCGCTCTCGGTGCTGCTCTACGCGTTGGGAATCCGGCACGTCGGTCGGTCGGTCGCGCAGTTGCTGGCGCGTCATTTCGGCTCGCTCGAACGACTCCAGGCCGCCGACGCCGACGCGATCGGTGCTATCAACGGCGTGGGGCCGACGATTGCGATGACGGTCCGTGGCTGGCTCGACGATCCGCGGAGCAGGACATTGCTCGACGCCCTCGTCGCGCATCGACTCACCACCATCGAACCCGGCGAGCGGACCACCCCGGGGGCCCTCTCGGGAAAAACCTATGTCCTCACGGGAACGCTGCCGACGCTCACCCGCGGCGAGGCCGCGGCCCGGATCGAGGGAGCCGGCGGCACAGTTGCCTCGAGTGTGACGAAGAAGACCTCCACCGTCGTCGCAGGCGATGAGGCCGGGAGCAAGCTCGACAAGGCGACGTCCCTCGGCATCGAAATCATCGACGAGGCGGAGCTCTTGCGGCGTCTCGACTCGGCGTCGTAG